GCTTTTTCGCATAAGAGAGCAAATCCGCATCCACCTTGGTCGCGCTCCTCACAACGAGCGCATCCGCGTCCGCAATCGCACCCTTCAAATCCACGGGCTTGTACGCAGTCTCACCCAATTTCCTTATTTCCTCGACCACTTCCGGTTCCATGTTGTCCGCAATCACGATTTTCATAAAATCATCCGGAGTTCCCTCCGTACCTTTCCATCCCTTCATTTGACTATTTTTTCTATTCCATCAAGGCACCCGACCATCCATTCGTGCTTGAAGTTGCCCATATGCGCTATCCTAAGCCCGTTGTTGGCGTAAACGCCCCTGCATCCCACAATCTTGTACCCGAACTCCTTGTCCACCCTTTCCTTTATGCTCTTGGCCTGCTCAGGGCTATCGCACACGAATCCCGTAACGGTATTAGATTCAAAGCCAGGCTCAGCAACAAGCTTGAACCCCATCCCTGCAAGCCTCTTTCTCACGTAAGCCGCTTCCTCAGCATGCCTCTTCACAGCCGCAGGAACCCCGCCTGCCTTGTCCAGCACGTTGAAGGCCTCCTGGAGCGCCCAGAAGAGCGAAACCGCAGGAGTATTCGGGGTCTGCTGGTCTTTTTCATACCTTTTCTTGTGCCTTCTCAAATCCATGTAATAAGAAGGCACGCTCTCCCTTTTCGAGAACCTCTCCACAGCATCAGCGCCCAAGCCCAGGAGCGCCATTCCAGGCGGAGCTGCAATCCCCTTCTGGCTCCCTGTAACGAACCCATCCACATTGAACTCCTTCATGTTGAATTCGGTGCCCGGCCATGCCGAAATCCCGTCTATAATGGTAATCATTCCCTTTGATTTCGCGTATTTGCATATCTCCTTTATGTGGTTCCTGAGCCCATAGCCCGTCTCGTTGTAGACCATGCCCAGCACCTGCGCGTTGCTCCCATCTATCTTCCCCTTCGCGCGCTCCAGATCCCATCCCTTTCCCCCTTCTATGGCCCCGGCTTCGGCAATAGTGTAAATTTTCGCTGTCTCCACCAGCTTCTCCCCGAACTCCCCGTTCGGAAAGCAAATCATCTTCTCGTTCTTGAACGTTAGATTGGCCATGAGCGCTTCCAG
This region of Candidatus Micrarchaeia archaeon genomic DNA includes:
- a CDS encoding aminotransferase class V-fold PLP-dependent enzyme → MVLLAPGPVPVLEEIRNAQTKEMITHRSKDFTALYADLCTRFKGYLGAQEAYVITGSGALGLEALMANLTFKNEKMICFPNGEFGEKLVETAKIYTIAEAGAIEGGKGWDLERAKGKIDGSNAQVLGMVYNETGYGLRNHIKEICKYAKSKGMITIIDGISAWPGTEFNMKEFNVDGFVTGSQKGIAAPPGMALLGLGADAVERFSKRESVPSYYMDLRRHKKRYEKDQQTPNTPAVSLFWALQEAFNVLDKAGGVPAAVKRHAEEAAYVRKRLAGMGFKLVAEPGFESNTVTGFVCDSPEQAKSIKERVDKEFGYKIVGCRGVYANNGLRIAHMGNFKHEWMVGCLDGIEKIVK